Within Sorangiineae bacterium MSr11367, the genomic segment TACCAAGTACAATTGGTACGGTGCAGCGTGGACTCCTGACAACACGGGATTCTACTACGTCTGGGCGCCCCCCATCGGCGGAGACGTCACGGGGCCCACGCGATCCGGTTTCGCAGAAGTGCGATTCCATCGCCTCGGCACCGATCCCGCGAAGGATCCCATCGTTCATCCGGCCACGCATGACTCCGAGGCGTTTCTCTCGGCCAGTCTGTCCAGAGATGGCCGCTGGCTCGTCGCGACCATCACCCACGGTTCCTCGGGCGACGCCATCGATGTCGCCATTCAGGACCGCACCGCCGCGACACCGGCGTGGACGCCCGTCGTGGATTCGAAGACCGCGCGGGGCATGTTCATCGTGCGTGTCTGGAACGACACGGTGTACATGTTGACGAACTTCGATGCGCCGCGCTTCCGGGTCGTGCAAGTCGACCCGAAACACCCCGAGCCGGCGAACTGGAAGGAGATCGTGCCGCAAGATGCCGAGGCAACGATTTCCACGCTCGATGTTCTAGGGGGGCACCTCGTACTCAGTTCCATGCGCAAGGCCACGAGCGAGCTCACGATTCGCAAGCTCGATGGCACGTTCGTTCGCAACATGGCCTTGCCGGACCGTGGCTCGTCGGACACCATCGTCGGAGAGCCCGACGACGATACGGCGTATTTCAATTTCTATTCGTTCACCACCCCCGAAGTCCAATTCGAGGTGTCCATTTCCCAGGGCACCGTCCGGGAATATTCGCGGGACACAGCCCCCTTCGACGCCTCGGCCTACGTCACCGACCAAGTCACGTATTCATCCAAGGACGGCACGCCCGTCACGATGTTCGTCGTCCACCGCAAGGACGTCACGCCCAATGGAAAGAACCCGACCATCCTCTATGGCTACGGTGGATTCAACGTCAACATGACACCATGGTTCTCGGCCTCCACGGCGGCGTGGCTCGAGTCGGGAGGTGTGTATGCACTCCCCAACCTCCGCGGCGGCGGCGAGTATGGAGAAGCGTGGCATCAAGCGGGAATGCTCCTGAAGAAGCAAAATGTCTTCGACGACTTCGTTGCCGCCGCACATTGGCTCGTCGACAACCAATGGACGAACTCCAGTCAGCTTGCCATTCGCGGAGGTTCGAACGGTGGCCTGCTCGTCGGCGCAGCCATGACCCAAGCCCCCGAGCTTTTCGACGCCGTGATCTGCGAGGTGCCGCTCCTCGACATGACGCGCTATCACCTGTTCGGCGCGAGCCGCCCATGGATTCCTGAATACGGCTCGGTGGATGACGAGCAGCAATTCAAGGCCATCCTCGCGTACTCCCCGTACCATCATGTGGAGCGACGCGACTACCCTGCCCTGCTGATGCTCTCGTCCGACAGCGACGACCGGGTCGACCCGCTCCACGCGCGCAAGTTCATTGCCCAAGTGCAGTGGGCCAACACGTCGAAGGCACCGGCCTGGCTCCGAATCGAGAAGAACGCAGGTCACGGCGGGGCCGATTCGGTGCAGCAAGCCATCGACGAGGCCGCGGACATCTTTCAATTCGTGTCCGCGCAGTTCGCCGACCCACAGTGAGCTCGTTCACGCATCCCCTTCATTTATCGATGCTGCGTGAACATCCGCTGATGTCATAAGTATCCTTTCTCCGCATATCCGCAATTGAGCCAAAAAGACGACGCAACCAATGTCGTCTTTGGACGATTCCCGATCAGTGAATCGTCCATTCGCGGTGTCGGATCGGCTACAGAATCGTGGAGCGCGCGACACAATCGCCAAGCGGTCGCTATCCGCGCCATATTCGAAATAACGGGAATAACTTGGCGCGCTCATCTAGGGTGAACGCCCCTTTCCCACTTTGCGCGACACCGCGGCTTTCACGCGGTTGCAGATACACGTAGGACAATGACAGACAACCCCTCGGACGGTGGGGCCTTCTCTCATCGCTAAGCGAATGATCTGTAAAATACTTTTCGCAAATGACGCTTGCCGTCACACGCTTGGGGTGTTACGTGCGATAGGAGTCTCCCATCGTTCCAACCTCGGCTGGATGGGTGGGAAAGTTTTCCCTGTTGGTCGGCGCGAAAGTCGGTCGGATTCCCCGGCGGGCACCGCGCGGATGGTCGCGACACTCCCTCGTTGTCGTTGCGGCCCCCCGAAACCGGGAGCGCGGGAGAACTTGGTTACAGATGAGTTCGATGTGTCGCAAACATCCGTTGCCGCGGTGTGTTTGCGTTGGGGCAAATTTAGTTATTGACGTTGCGACAAATCATCGACCGACATCGAGACTTGAGCCATTTCGATGCCGTGAAGCGACTACTGGCACCGACTTTTTTATTGAAGTTTTAATTATGAATTAGTTTTTCGTTTCTCGATGATTTCGAAACAACGATCCGTCTCCTGCATATTTTTCTGAGCAAGGAGTTTCCGACATGGCGAACACGTCTGAGTCCGTTATCCCTAGGCGGAACGACTCTGCAGGCAATCACGACATCGGCCCCGCGGCCGCTTTGGCGGCGCCAGCTTCAGGGCTTCGTGCGCCCCGAGCCTTCAGTCCAGAGCGAGAACGCGGCTGGCCCAGTGGATTGCGCCGACGCCTGGCGGGCGTGTCGGAAGTGGAGCGGACGAGCATCTTGTTGGAGCTCGTGTCGCATCACACGGCCGCCGTCGTGGGTCACGGTGCTTCCCACACGATCGATGCCCAAGCGCAATGGCGCCAATTGGGCATTTATCAAAAATTTGCAAACGAACTGCGCGACCGACTGTCAGAGGCCATGGGCCTGCGGCTCCCGGCCACGTCGTTCTTCGACTACCCGACGCCGGCCTCCCTGGTGGAGTACCTCGAGGCCGAACTCCTCGGAAAGCGCGCGGCCGCCGATGTCGTGGCACCCGAGCGCTCGGCTCTGGACGACGATCAGATCGCAATCGTCGGCATGGGCTGCCGCTATCCTGGCGGCGTTCGCTCGCCCGAGGATCTCTGGAAGCTCGTCATCGAAGAGCGCGACGCCATCTCCGAGCTCCCGGAAAATCGCGGCTGGGACATCGAGGGCATTTATGACCCCGAGCCCGGACGTCTCGGAAAGACGTATACCCGCGAGGGTGGATTTCTTCACGATGTCGATCAATTCGATCCGGCGTTTTTCGGGATCAGCCCCCGCGAGGCCACCGCGCTCGATCCGCAGCAGCGCGTGCTGCTCGACACCTCGTGGGAGGCGATCGAGCGAGCCGGGATTGATCCGGCGTCACTGCGTGGCACGCGCGCCGGTGTATTCGTCGGCATCGCCTATCAAGATTACGGGCCGAACTGGCACGAGCCGCCGAAGGACTTCAACGGCCACCTGTTGCTCGGCAGCCTGACGAGCGCGGCCTCGGGCCGCATCGCCTACACACTGGGTCTCGAGGGACCGGCGCTCACCGTCGACACGGCATGCTCGTCATCGTTGGTTGCCCTCCACTTGGCGTGCCACGCGCTTCGTCGTGGTGAGTGCTCACTGGCGCTCACGGGTGGTGCGACGGTCATGGCCACGCCGGGCGTGTTTCTGGAGTTCAGCGCAAAGCGAGGCCTCTCCAAGAGTGGACGATGCAAATCGTTCTCCGCCGACGCCGACGGCACGGGTTGGGGCGAGGGCGCGGGCATGCTCCTGCTCGAGCGCCTGTCCGATGCGCGCCGCAATGGGCACCGCGTACTCGCCATCGTGCGGGCCACGGCGCTCAACCAGGACGGAGCGAGCAATGGTCTCACGGCGCCGAACGGTCCCGCGCAGAAGCGCGTGATCCGTCAGGCGCTGGCCAATGCGGGATTGACGTCCGCCGAAGTCGACGCCGTGGACGCCCATGGCACGGGAACCGCCTTGGGGGATCCCATCGAGGCGCAAGCGCTGCTGGCCACGTACGGACAAGAGCGTCCTGCGGACAAGCCGCTGATGCTGGGCTCGTTCAAATCGAACATCGGCCACACGCAGGCCGCGGCGGCCGTGGGCAGCGTCATCAAGATGGTCATGGCGATGGAGCACGGTGTGCTTCCGAAGACGCTGAACGTCGCCGCGCCGTCGCCGCACATCGATTGGTCGGCGGGCGCCGTGTCCTTGCTCACCGAGGCGCGGCCTTGGCACCGTGAAGGGCATCCGCGTCGGTGCGGCATCTCGGCGTTTGGCGTGAGCGGCACCAACGGTCACGTCATCCTGGAAGAAGCACCGAGCGCACACGTTCGCACCCCCGCACTGAACGACGAGGGCGACGAGATCACCGCCGAGCACGAGATCGAGACCATACCGCCGGCTTCGGGTGTGGCGGATTGCGAGCCGTGGGCGATGCCGATGCTCCCCTGCATCGTCTCGGGCAAGAGCGCACCGGCGCTGCGTGCGCAGGCCGAGAAGCTCCGCGGCGCATGGGATGCGCACCCCGAGTGGGACGTCACCGACGTGGGCTACTCGCTCACCGGGCGCTCGCACTTCAAGCACCGCGCGGTACTCTTTGCCGCCGATCGCGAGTCGGCACTGCGCGGCCTCGAGGTGCTGTCCAATGAAGGCACGGCCGCGAACCTCGTTCACGGCGCGGCGCAGCCGGGCGGCAAGCTCGCGTTCCTCTTCACCGGTCAGGGCAGCCAGCGCCTGGGCATGGGCCGCGCCCTCTACGACGTGTTCCCGCCCTTCGCGATCGCCTTCGATGCGGCGTGCTACCAACTGAGC encodes:
- a CDS encoding prolyl oligopeptidase family serine peptidase, encoding MVMNKWTHGGSCIVLVALASAVGCSSESDHPSAGSNDTTDPYPATRRENVVDTHWGVQVADPYRWLEDASNQEVQSWMTVQDGYARQKLAAIPDRAAWVERLQPLYRSDSSAAPIRRQDRYFWSRHRADRDKDIVHWKDGKDGAEKVLFDPNTWSTDGATGLGVWTPSWNGRFVAYDVHENNSDEAVLHIFDLASGKETGEVIPGTKYNWYGAAWTPDNTGFYYVWAPPIGGDVTGPTRSGFAEVRFHRLGTDPAKDPIVHPATHDSEAFLSASLSRDGRWLVATITHGSSGDAIDVAIQDRTAATPAWTPVVDSKTARGMFIVRVWNDTVYMLTNFDAPRFRVVQVDPKHPEPANWKEIVPQDAEATISTLDVLGGHLVLSSMRKATSELTIRKLDGTFVRNMALPDRGSSDTIVGEPDDDTAYFNFYSFTTPEVQFEVSISQGTVREYSRDTAPFDASAYVTDQVTYSSKDGTPVTMFVVHRKDVTPNGKNPTILYGYGGFNVNMTPWFSASTAAWLESGGVYALPNLRGGGEYGEAWHQAGMLLKKQNVFDDFVAAAHWLVDNQWTNSSQLAIRGGSNGGLLVGAAMTQAPELFDAVICEVPLLDMTRYHLFGASRPWIPEYGSVDDEQQFKAILAYSPYHHVERRDYPALLMLSSDSDDRVDPLHARKFIAQVQWANTSKAPAWLRIEKNAGHGGADSVQQAIDEAADIFQFVSAQFADPQ